A section of the Streptomyces xinghaiensis S187 genome encodes:
- a CDS encoding BMP family lipoprotein: MRRVTKIAAAGMASAALMLTTAACGESSTESGGKEKGVGLAFDVGGRDDHSFNESAARGVDKAKDELGVDAKLMTAKNNETEADREQRLSSLAEAGYNPVIGVGFNYGKSIEKVAKQFPDTTFGVVDSVSEGKNVDSMVFSEHEGSYLAGVAAALKSKTGKVGFIGGVNNALIQKFEAGFVQGAQDTKKDIEVFPEYLYPNNDKGFNDPAAAKAKAKGMLDRGIDVIYTAAGQSGAGSIEAIAGKKDTWAIGVDSDQYQQPGLAKYKDSILTSVVKNVDVAVFDLIKSVEDGKPLTGVNAYTLKEDGVSLATSGGFIDDIQPKIDAAKEKIVGGEVKVDEQPKR; the protein is encoded by the coding sequence GTGCGCCGGGTAACCAAGATCGCTGCCGCGGGTATGGCCTCCGCGGCTCTCATGCTCACCACCGCCGCCTGCGGTGAGTCCTCGACGGAGTCGGGCGGCAAGGAGAAGGGCGTCGGCCTCGCCTTCGACGTGGGCGGCCGTGACGACCACTCGTTCAACGAGTCGGCGGCCCGCGGTGTCGACAAGGCCAAGGACGAGCTGGGCGTCGACGCCAAGCTGATGACGGCCAAGAACAACGAGACCGAGGCCGACCGCGAGCAGCGGCTGTCCTCCCTCGCGGAGGCCGGCTACAACCCGGTCATAGGTGTCGGCTTCAACTACGGCAAGTCGATCGAGAAGGTCGCCAAGCAGTTCCCGGACACCACCTTCGGCGTCGTCGACTCCGTGTCCGAGGGCAAGAACGTCGACAGCATGGTCTTCTCCGAGCACGAGGGCTCCTACCTCGCCGGAGTGGCGGCCGCGCTCAAGTCCAAGACCGGCAAGGTCGGCTTCATCGGCGGCGTGAACAACGCGCTCATCCAGAAGTTCGAGGCCGGCTTCGTCCAGGGCGCGCAGGACACCAAGAAGGACATCGAGGTCTTCCCGGAGTACCTCTACCCGAACAACGACAAGGGCTTCAACGACCCGGCCGCCGCCAAGGCGAAGGCCAAGGGCATGCTCGACCGCGGCATCGACGTCATCTACACCGCGGCCGGCCAGTCCGGCGCGGGCTCGATCGAGGCCATCGCGGGCAAGAAGGACACCTGGGCGATCGGCGTCGACTCCGACCAGTACCAGCAGCCGGGTCTGGCGAAGTACAAGGACTCGATCCTGACCTCCGTGGTCAAGAACGTCGACGTGGCGGTCTTCGACCTCATCAAGAGCGTCGAGGACGGCAAGCCGCTGACCGGCGTCAACGCCTACACCCTGAAGGAGGACGGCGTCAGCCTCGCCACCTCCGGCGGCTTCATCGACGACATCCAGCCGAAGATCGACGCCGCCAAGGAGAAGATCGTCGGCGGCGAGGTCAAGGTCGACGAGCAGCCGAAGCGCTGA
- a CDS encoding amidohydrolase, which yields MPGTLPDALFAELVAFRRDLHMHPELGNQEFRTTAAVKARLEHAGLAPRVLPAGTGLVCDVGSAPAQDGDAAAAAAATVAPGTDPAPGTDRPVLALRADLDALPIPDTKTVSYRSTIPHRAHACGHDVHTTVVLGAGLVLAALAREGRLPHPVRLIFQPAEEVLPGGAPDAIEAGVLDGVGRILALHCDPRVDAGRIGLRTGPITSACDRLEVSLDGPGGHTARPHLTTDLVTAAAKVATEVPALLARRVDTRSGLVVTWGRLETGHACNVIPQHAELSGTVRCLDLPAWRAAPDLVHAAIDEIATLGGAKSEINYVRGVPPVVNEYGATELLADAMTARRGADAVEDTEQSLGGEDFSWYLERVPGAMARLGVRRPGDTSRRDLHCGDFDVDENAIRVGVELFTAAALLDGHRP from the coding sequence ATGCCCGGCACGCTGCCCGACGCCCTCTTCGCCGAGCTCGTCGCGTTCCGCCGGGATCTCCACATGCACCCGGAGCTGGGCAACCAGGAGTTCCGCACCACGGCCGCGGTCAAGGCGCGGCTGGAGCACGCGGGTCTCGCCCCGAGAGTGCTCCCGGCCGGCACCGGGCTCGTCTGCGACGTCGGCTCCGCACCGGCCCAGGACGGAGACGCCGCAGCCGCAGCCGCAGCCACGGTGGCCCCGGGCACGGACCCCGCCCCGGGCACGGACCGTCCCGTCCTGGCGCTGCGCGCGGACCTCGACGCGCTGCCGATCCCGGATACCAAGACGGTCTCGTACCGTTCGACGATCCCGCACCGGGCCCACGCCTGCGGTCACGACGTGCACACCACGGTCGTCCTCGGCGCCGGGCTGGTCCTCGCCGCGCTGGCCCGCGAGGGCCGGCTGCCGCACCCGGTGCGGCTGATCTTCCAGCCCGCCGAGGAGGTGCTGCCCGGCGGCGCGCCCGACGCCATCGAGGCGGGTGTGCTGGACGGGGTCGGCCGCATCCTGGCCCTGCACTGCGACCCCCGGGTGGACGCGGGCCGGATCGGCCTGCGCACCGGTCCGATCACCTCGGCCTGCGACCGGCTGGAGGTCTCCCTCGACGGCCCGGGCGGGCACACCGCCCGTCCGCATCTCACCACCGATCTGGTGACGGCCGCCGCGAAGGTGGCCACCGAGGTGCCCGCTCTCCTCGCCCGCCGGGTCGACACCCGCTCCGGGCTCGTCGTGACCTGGGGCCGGCTGGAGACGGGGCACGCCTGCAACGTCATCCCGCAGCACGCCGAGCTGTCCGGCACGGTCCGCTGCCTGGACCTGCCGGCCTGGCGGGCGGCGCCCGACCTGGTGCACGCCGCGATCGACGAGATCGCCACCCTCGGCGGGGCCAAGTCGGAGATCAACTACGTCCGCGGGGTGCCGCCGGTGGTCAACGAGTACGGCGCCACCGAACTGCTGGCCGACGCGATGACCGCGCGCCGCGGGGCGGACGCCGTCGAGGACACCGAGCAGAGCCTGGGCGGCGAGGACTTCTCCTGGTACCTGGAGCGGGTCCCGGGCGCCATGGCCCGGCTGGGCGTGCGGCGGCCCGGGGACACCTCGCGCCGCGATCTGCACTGCGGCGACTTCGACGTCGACGAGAACGCGATCCGGGTCGGCGTCGAGCTGTTCACCGCCGCTGCGCTGCTGGACGGACACCGTCCGTAA
- a CDS encoding N-acetylneuraminate synthase family protein, with protein sequence MSTTSRLRTLGDRLAGPGQPVYITGEIGINHNGDLDNAFALIDAAADAGCDAVKFQKRTPEVCTPRDQWEIERDTPWGRMTYIDYRHRVEFDEDGYRQIDEHCKKRGIAWFASPWDEESVAFLEKFDVPCYKVASASLTDDGLLRAMRATGRTVILSTGMSTPKQIRHAVEVLGSDNILLCHATSTYPAKAEELNLRVINTLQAEYPNVPIGYSGHETGLQTTLAAVALGAAFVERHITLDRAMWGSDQAASVEPQGLQRLVRDIRVVEEALGDGVKKVYESELGPMKKLRRVAGVVAEGADREPATV encoded by the coding sequence ATGAGCACCACGTCCCGTCTTCGCACCCTCGGTGACCGTCTCGCCGGACCGGGCCAGCCCGTGTACATCACCGGCGAGATCGGCATCAACCACAACGGTGACCTGGACAACGCCTTCGCGCTGATCGACGCCGCCGCCGACGCCGGCTGCGACGCCGTCAAGTTCCAGAAGCGGACCCCCGAGGTCTGCACCCCGCGCGACCAGTGGGAGATCGAGCGCGACACCCCCTGGGGCCGCATGACGTACATCGACTACCGGCACCGCGTCGAGTTCGACGAGGACGGCTACCGGCAGATCGACGAGCACTGCAAGAAGCGCGGCATCGCCTGGTTCGCCTCCCCGTGGGACGAGGAGTCCGTCGCCTTCCTGGAGAAGTTCGACGTCCCCTGCTACAAGGTGGCCTCCGCCTCGCTGACCGACGACGGCCTGCTGCGCGCCATGCGCGCCACCGGCCGCACCGTCATCCTCTCGACGGGCATGTCCACCCCGAAGCAGATCCGGCACGCGGTGGAGGTGCTCGGCAGCGACAACATCCTGCTCTGCCACGCCACCAGCACCTACCCGGCGAAGGCCGAGGAGCTCAACCTGCGCGTGATCAACACGCTGCAGGCCGAGTACCCGAACGTGCCGATCGGCTACTCCGGCCACGAGACCGGTCTGCAGACCACCCTCGCCGCCGTCGCCCTCGGCGCCGCCTTCGTCGAGCGCCACATCACCCTCGACCGCGCCATGTGGGGCTCCGACCAGGCCGCCTCCGTCGAGCCGCAGGGCCTGCAGCGCCTGGTCCGCGACATCCGCGTCGTGGAGGAGGCGCTCGGTGACGGCGTCAAGAAGGTCTACGAGAGCGAGCTCGGCCCCATGAAGAAGCTGCGCCGGGTCGCCGGGGTCGTCGCCGAGGGCGCCGACCGCGAACCCGCGACGGTCTGA
- a CDS encoding acylneuraminate cytidylyltransferase: protein MPQAGTEAAEAAGRPASRPGNDRRSVLAVIPARGGSKGVPAKNLAPVGGVPLVVRAVRECLASRLVTDVVVSTDDDAIAAAALGAGAEVVRRPAGIAGDTATSEAAVLHAMDAHEARHGGSTDVVLLVQCTSPFLLRSDIDGVAAAVAEDGADSALTVAPFHGFVWRETSGGADGVDGLGVNHDKAYRPRRQDRPQDFLETGAAYAMDAAGFREAGHRFFGRTVPVHTDPARVLEIDDPHDLARARALAPLLDAPSGSGGDAATRPRALPTRDDVDAVVLDFDGTQTDDRVYVDSDGREMVAVHRGDGLGIAALRRSGGLKLLILSTEQNPVVAARARKLRVPVLHGIDRKDLALKQWCEEEGISPERVLYVGNDVNDLPCFGLVGWPVAVADAHDIVRGAARAVTTTRGGDGAIREIAGWVLGPSL, encoded by the coding sequence ATGCCGCAGGCCGGAACAGAGGCCGCAGAGGCCGCGGGCCGGCCCGCGAGCCGCCCCGGGAACGACCGGCGGTCCGTACTGGCCGTCATCCCCGCGCGGGGCGGGTCGAAGGGCGTGCCAGCCAAGAACCTCGCACCGGTCGGGGGCGTGCCGCTGGTCGTGCGCGCCGTCCGGGAGTGCCTGGCGAGCCGGCTCGTCACGGACGTCGTCGTCTCCACCGACGACGACGCCATCGCCGCGGCGGCGCTCGGCGCCGGGGCCGAAGTGGTGCGCCGACCGGCCGGCATCGCGGGAGACACCGCCACCAGCGAGGCCGCCGTGCTGCATGCCATGGACGCCCACGAGGCCCGGCACGGCGGCAGCACGGACGTCGTCCTGCTCGTGCAGTGCACCAGCCCGTTCCTGCTCCGCTCGGACATCGACGGGGTGGCCGCGGCGGTGGCCGAGGACGGCGCCGACAGCGCGCTGACCGTCGCGCCGTTCCACGGCTTCGTCTGGCGCGAGACCTCCGGTGGCGCGGACGGCGTCGACGGGCTGGGCGTCAACCACGACAAGGCGTACCGCCCGCGCCGCCAGGACCGCCCCCAGGACTTCCTGGAGACCGGTGCCGCGTACGCCATGGACGCCGCGGGCTTCCGCGAGGCGGGCCACCGCTTCTTCGGCCGCACCGTGCCCGTGCACACCGACCCGGCCCGGGTCCTGGAGATCGACGACCCGCACGACCTGGCCCGCGCCCGCGCTCTCGCGCCGCTGCTGGACGCCCCCTCGGGCTCCGGCGGGGACGCGGCGACCCGGCCCCGGGCGCTCCCCACCCGCGACGACGTCGACGCGGTGGTACTCGACTTCGACGGCACCCAGACCGACGACAGGGTGTACGTCGACTCCGACGGACGGGAGATGGTCGCCGTGCACCGCGGCGACGGCCTCGGCATCGCGGCGCTCCGCCGCTCCGGCGGGCTGAAGCTGCTGATCCTGTCCACGGAGCAGAACCCGGTCGTCGCCGCCCGGGCCCGCAAGCTGCGGGTCCCCGTGCTCCACGGCATCGACCGGAAGGACCTCGCGCTCAAGCAGTGGTGCGAGGAGGAGGGCATCTCGCCCGAACGCGTGCTCTACGTCGGCAACGACGTGAACGACCTGCCCTGCTTCGGCCTCGTCGGCTGGCCCGTGGCCGTCGCCGACGCCCACGACATCGTGCGCGGCGCCGCCCGCGCGGTGACGACCACCCGCGGCGGCGACGGCGCGATCCGCGAGATCGCCGGGTGGGTCCTCGGCCCCTCGCTCTGA
- a CDS encoding DUF6716 putative glycosyltransferase, with protein sequence MPASTSHRPRVAVLADSDTRWKWGALTAHRIAPEHRLDGFLLRGRATPTARQLDEVGVRADSLREVTTAGFLRAVTREPYDVVVLACVGGAVQAMLHGLARATAGGAADGGGTDGGGTAGGAADGGAMGEPPRRRPVVVTGYVGVVYEKLADGLLLRHGADVVLANSRHDAERFRAVYAGVRAGTRSVVEAALPFLGGEPYREPAAGERPHTVCFAVQPSVPDNRAGRDYLLRRAAGHARLHPDREVLIKLRSKPGEHTTHIEELPYQKLVARLPGGLPANCRLVYGHMGEVLDRTDLLVTVSSTAALESLHRGIPTAVLTDLGIREALGNHHFLGSGCLASWDELDAGHRPEPDRSWLARQGVAADGHYEHAFDAARERIAELLAGPALPPIAPYYTTFTAPGYLPGILARYGLDVRGEPTGAGAGEDTAARGVRHVVRGAVRDAARGAYRHGVQRVAPVIRRLGEL encoded by the coding sequence GTGCCAGCCAGTACCAGTCATCGTCCGCGGGTCGCCGTACTCGCCGATTCCGATACGCGATGGAAATGGGGCGCGCTCACCGCGCACCGCATCGCGCCGGAACACCGGCTCGACGGTTTTCTCCTGCGCGGACGAGCCACGCCGACCGCCCGTCAGCTCGACGAGGTGGGAGTCCGCGCGGACTCTCTCCGCGAGGTGACCACCGCCGGGTTCCTCCGCGCGGTCACCCGCGAGCCGTACGACGTGGTCGTCCTGGCGTGCGTCGGCGGCGCCGTCCAGGCGATGCTGCACGGTCTGGCCCGCGCCACGGCCGGCGGTGCGGCGGACGGTGGCGGGACGGACGGTGGCGGGACGGCCGGCGGTGCGGCGGACGGCGGCGCCATGGGGGAGCCGCCCCGCAGGCGCCCCGTCGTGGTCACCGGCTATGTGGGTGTCGTCTACGAGAAGCTGGCCGACGGTCTGCTGCTGCGGCACGGCGCCGATGTGGTCCTCGCCAACTCCCGGCACGACGCGGAACGTTTCCGCGCCGTCTACGCCGGTGTGCGCGCCGGTACGCGGAGCGTCGTCGAGGCGGCCCTGCCGTTCCTCGGCGGCGAGCCCTACCGGGAGCCGGCCGCGGGGGAGCGCCCCCACACCGTGTGCTTCGCCGTCCAGCCCTCCGTACCGGACAACCGCGCGGGCCGCGACTACCTGCTGCGCCGGGCCGCCGGGCACGCGCGGCTGCACCCGGACCGCGAGGTGCTGATCAAGCTGCGCAGCAAGCCCGGCGAGCACACCACGCACATCGAGGAACTGCCGTACCAGAAGCTGGTGGCCAGGCTGCCGGGCGGCCTGCCCGCCAACTGCCGCCTGGTCTACGGGCACATGGGCGAGGTGCTGGACCGCACGGACCTGCTGGTCACGGTCAGCTCCACCGCCGCCCTGGAGTCCCTGCACCGGGGGATCCCGACGGCCGTCCTCACCGATCTCGGCATCCGCGAGGCGCTCGGCAACCACCACTTCCTGGGCTCCGGCTGCCTGGCCTCCTGGGACGAACTCGACGCCGGGCACCGGCCGGAGCCGGACCGCTCCTGGCTCGCGCGGCAGGGGGTGGCCGCCGACGGCCACTACGAACACGCCTTCGACGCCGCCCGCGAGCGGATCGCCGAGCTGCTGGCCGGGCCCGCCCTGCCGCCCATCGCGCCGTACTACACCACCTTCACCGCACCCGGATACCTGCCCGGCATCCTCGCGCGCTACGGCCTGGACGTCCGCGGCGAGCCGACCGGCGCCGGCGCCGGCGAGGACACGGCCGCCCGCGGGGTCCGGCACGTCGTCCGGGGTGCCGTGCGGGACGCGGCGCGCGGCGCCTACCGCCACGGAGTGCAGCGCGTGGCCCCCGTCATCCGACGGCTGGGGGAGCTGTGA
- a CDS encoding glycosyltransferase family 2 protein yields the protein MVKLSVIVPFYNVQAFAPDALRSLHANARQDFEFILVDDCSTDGTPEILARAERELPGAVVLRHEKNSGLATARNTGIDAARGEYLTFLDGDDWLAPDHYGELVAAIEDLGCDFVRTDHVENTGRSRSLRRVPHGPRQVVMNPRDAILPPERSTSVDYAYAWAGIYHRRLADNGVLRFLDGLRTAEDRPWIWRLHREAESFAVVGLHGVFYRRGVASSLTQIGDVRQLDFIRALDQVIEETSRDPDADRLLPKAVRTYCAIIAHHLGNMERFEPAVARKLRSMSAAALRRMPQDVLKDALDSMDLRRGSRLRRLRRRAALSGPEVAA from the coding sequence GTGGTCAAGCTCTCCGTCATCGTGCCCTTTTACAACGTCCAGGCGTTCGCACCCGACGCGCTCAGAAGTCTGCACGCCAACGCACGGCAGGATTTCGAATTCATCCTCGTCGACGACTGCTCGACGGATGGAACACCGGAAATCCTGGCCCGCGCCGAGCGTGAACTCCCGGGCGCCGTGGTGCTCCGGCACGAGAAGAACAGCGGGCTCGCGACCGCACGCAACACCGGCATCGACGCGGCCCGCGGCGAGTACCTGACCTTTCTCGACGGCGACGACTGGCTCGCCCCCGACCACTACGGTGAACTCGTCGCCGCCATCGAGGACCTCGGCTGCGACTTCGTCCGCACCGACCACGTGGAGAACACCGGCCGGAGCCGCTCGCTCCGCCGGGTGCCGCACGGTCCGCGCCAGGTCGTCATGAACCCGCGCGACGCCATCCTGCCCCCGGAGCGCTCCACCTCCGTGGACTACGCCTACGCATGGGCGGGCATCTACCACCGGCGGCTCGCGGACAACGGCGTACTGCGCTTCCTGGACGGTCTGCGCACCGCCGAGGACCGGCCGTGGATCTGGCGGCTGCACCGGGAGGCGGAGTCCTTCGCGGTCGTCGGCCTGCACGGCGTCTTCTACCGGCGCGGCGTCGCCTCGTCCCTGACCCAGATCGGGGACGTACGGCAGCTCGACTTCATCCGTGCGCTGGACCAGGTCATCGAGGAGACCTCACGGGACCCGGACGCGGACCGGCTGCTCCCCAAGGCGGTACGGACGTACTGCGCGATCATCGCCCACCATCTCGGCAACATGGAGAGGTTTGAACCGGCCGTGGCACGTAAGTTGCGCTCGATGAGCGCCGCAGCCCTGCGGCGCATGCCGCAGGACGTCCTCAAGGACGCCCTCGACTCGATGGACCTGCGGCGCGGCTCGCGGCTCCGGCGGCTGCGCCGGCGGGCCGCCCTCTCCGGCCCGGAGGTGGCGGCCTGA